In one Macrobrachium rosenbergii isolate ZJJX-2024 chromosome 53, ASM4041242v1, whole genome shotgun sequence genomic region, the following are encoded:
- the LOC136834453 gene encoding uncharacterized protein, which produces MGRFIGIFFILCAVLTIGSALKCFECDEGSCNIQDCGGSCVNIITKNNDVVVTQQTNCWPIVEEKKCVTSDTHGIITKTCYCNTDGCNAGSITSLFGLLLVVPLIIHCILFLY; this is translated from the exons ATGGGGCGTTTTAttggaattttctttattttgtgtgcTGTCCTGACCATCg GATCAGCTTTGAAATGCTTCGAATGTGATGAAGGCAGCTGTAATATTCAAGATTGTGGTGGCAGCTGTGTCAACATCATCACCAAAAACA ATGATGTGGTGGTGACACAGCAAACCAATTGTTGGCCAATTGTAGAGGAGAAGAAATGTGTAACAAGTGACACTCATGGAATTATAACGAAAACTTGTTACTGCAACACAGATGGATGTAATGCTGGCTCCATCACGAGCTTGTTTGGATTGTTGCTTGTGGTGCCTCTTATTAttcattgcattttatttctttactag